In one window of Ruminococcus albus AD2013 DNA:
- a CDS encoding class I adenylate-forming enzyme family protein: MPITEFLERNAAQFPDKTALVELNPEIREKRVTWKEYELIEPTADVPYRREITWSVFNEKANRVANLLISRGVKKGDKVGILLMNCLEWLPIYFGVLKTGALAVPLNFRYTADEIKYCVELAEVDILVFGPEFIGRVEEIVDDISKNRLLFYVGEGCPTFAEHYDRLAANCSSVSPDIKLTDDDYAAIYFSSGTTGFPKAILHKHMSLVHSARVEQAHHGQTENDVFLCIPPLYHTGAKMHWFGSLISGGKAVILKGVKPKFVLEAVSSELCTIVWLLVPWAQDILDAVDRGDIDISKYQLSQWRLMHIGAQPVPPSLIARWKKLFPNHQYDTNYGLSESIGPGCVHLGVENIHKVGAIGKAGFGWEVKIVDERGETVPRGEVGELCVKGPGVMTCYYRDPKATEETIKDGWLFTGDMAQEDEDGFIFLVDRKKDVIISGGENLYPVQIEDFLRAHPAVKDVAVIGLPDKRLGEIAAAIISIKEGMECSEEEINDFCHKLPRYKRPHKVIFADVPRNPTGKIEKPLLRKIYCGESVVAKQNNS; the protein is encoded by the coding sequence ATGCCAATTACAGAATTTTTGGAAAGAAACGCAGCACAGTTCCCCGATAAAACAGCCCTCGTTGAGCTCAACCCAGAGATACGCGAAAAGCGTGTAACATGGAAGGAATATGAACTCATCGAGCCTACTGCCGATGTTCCTTACAGACGCGAGATAACATGGTCGGTTTTCAACGAGAAGGCTAACCGCGTCGCTAATCTGCTCATCTCCCGCGGCGTGAAGAAAGGCGACAAAGTCGGTATACTGCTGATGAACTGCCTTGAATGGCTGCCTATATACTTCGGTGTACTGAAAACAGGTGCACTTGCTGTACCGCTGAATTTCAGATATACTGCTGATGAGATAAAGTACTGCGTTGAACTGGCTGAGGTGGATATACTCGTCTTCGGCCCCGAGTTCATCGGAAGAGTTGAGGAGATAGTTGACGATATCAGCAAGAACCGTCTGCTGTTCTACGTTGGTGAGGGATGTCCCACTTTCGCCGAGCACTATGACAGGCTCGCTGCAAACTGCTCCAGCGTATCACCCGATATAAAGCTCACAGATGATGACTATGCAGCTATATACTTCTCTTCGGGAACCACAGGCTTCCCCAAGGCTATACTTCACAAGCACATGAGCCTTGTACACTCTGCAAGAGTTGAACAGGCTCACCACGGTCAGACCGAGAACGATGTGTTCCTCTGCATACCGCCCCTTTATCATACAGGTGCTAAGATGCACTGGTTCGGCAGCCTTATCTCGGGCGGAAAAGCCGTTATACTCAAAGGCGTCAAGCCTAAGTTCGTGCTTGAAGCTGTATCCAGCGAGCTCTGCACCATCGTATGGCTTCTGGTGCCATGGGCACAGGATATCCTCGATGCAGTTGACAGAGGAGATATCGACATAAGCAAATATCAGCTCTCCCAGTGGAGACTTATGCACATAGGCGCACAGCCTGTTCCGCCCTCTCTTATCGCAAGGTGGAAAAAGCTGTTCCCGAATCATCAGTACGATACAAACTACGGACTCAGCGAAAGCATAGGCCCCGGCTGTGTACATCTTGGTGTTGAGAATATCCACAAGGTTGGCGCTATCGGCAAGGCAGGATTCGGCTGGGAAGTAAAGATAGTAGATGAGCGCGGTGAGACTGTTCCCCGCGGTGAGGTCGGCGAACTCTGCGTAAAGGGTCCCGGCGTTATGACCTGCTATTACCGCGACCCCAAGGCTACCGAGGAGACTATCAAGGACGGCTGGCTGTTCACAGGTGATATGGCACAGGAAGACGAGGACGGATTCATATTCCTCGTTGACAGAAAGAAGGACGTTATCATCAGCGGCGGTGAAAATCTCTACCCCGTACAGATAGAAGACTTCCTGCGTGCGCACCCTGCTGTCAAGGACGTTGCCGTTATCGGTCTGCCCGATAAGCGTCTTGGCGAGATAGCAGCCGCTATAATCTCCATAAAGGAAGGCATGGAATGTTCAGAGGAAGAAATAAACGACTTCTGCCACAAACTGCCCCGCTACAAGAGACCCCACAAGGTCATCTTTGCAGACGTACCCAGAAACCCCACAGGCAAGATCGAAAAGCCACTTCTCCGTAAGATATACTGCGGCGAATCAGTAGTTGCAAAACAGAACAATTCATAA
- a CDS encoding ABC transporter permease, whose protein sequence is MKFKTLFIKELREMLSVQTIMTMVISVVILSFAGQAMSKAVEESSETMMDINICDQDDTEFTKNMIKFLTANLAQLDGEVNVVDISSDDYAKELKNADVKSVVIIPEGFTASVENNEAAKVKFVQRLNSLATMSNLNTGSQVAVEYLTAAVKDVVYSTKVSNGKLSNEEVSFLNNPIALEESTVVAEKSADISASVVMSLCSAQGMIVPIMMFVLVMMSSNMILNAISTEKIDKTLETLLTAPISRLSVIAAKMLAAAVVAAMQAAVYMMGSKNMMNGVLEKVGSDNGYSEVLKDLGLTMDAGQYVLVGIQMFLSILIALSVALVLGVLAKDAKSAQTLTLPIMMCTMIPYMLSMFVDIKTMSPAVRYVVYAIPFTHSFMASENAMFGNYGVYAGGLIYQFIFLVICMAAALKIFMSDKIFTMSIGGKKSKGTTPAESES, encoded by the coding sequence ATGAAATTCAAGACACTATTTATAAAAGAGCTTCGTGAGATGCTCAGCGTGCAGACGATAATGACTATGGTCATTTCCGTTGTGATACTATCATTTGCGGGACAGGCTATGAGCAAAGCCGTAGAGGAAAGCTCTGAGACTATGATGGATATAAACATCTGCGACCAGGACGATACCGAGTTTACCAAGAACATGATAAAATTCCTGACCGCCAACCTTGCACAGCTTGACGGCGAAGTGAATGTTGTTGATATAAGCTCCGATGACTATGCCAAGGAACTGAAAAATGCTGATGTTAAGAGCGTCGTTATAATCCCTGAGGGCTTTACCGCAAGCGTTGAGAACAATGAAGCCGCAAAGGTAAAATTTGTGCAGAGACTCAACTCCCTCGCTACAATGTCAAACCTTAACACAGGTTCACAGGTGGCAGTTGAATACCTGACAGCGGCAGTAAAGGACGTTGTATACAGCACAAAGGTCTCAAACGGCAAGCTTTCAAATGAAGAGGTATCATTCCTCAATAACCCCATAGCTCTTGAAGAATCTACCGTAGTAGCAGAAAAGAGCGCTGATATCTCGGCAAGTGTAGTAATGTCGCTGTGCTCGGCACAGGGCATGATAGTTCCTATCATGATGTTCGTACTGGTTATGATGTCTTCCAACATGATACTCAACGCCATCAGCACTGAGAAGATAGACAAGACCCTCGAAACACTGCTGACAGCACCTATCTCCAGACTTTCCGTTATTGCGGCTAAGATGCTGGCGGCAGCAGTAGTAGCGGCTATGCAGGCGGCTGTTTATATGATGGGTTCAAAGAACATGATGAACGGCGTGCTTGAAAAAGTCGGCAGCGATAACGGTTATTCCGAGGTGCTCAAAGACCTTGGTCTTACAATGGACGCAGGACAGTATGTACTCGTTGGTATCCAGATGTTCCTTTCAATACTGATAGCACTGTCAGTTGCGCTGGTACTTGGCGTTCTGGCTAAGGATGCAAAGAGTGCACAGACACTCACACTGCCTATCATGATGTGCACAATGATACCCTATATGCTTTCAATGTTCGTTGATATCAAGACAATGTCTCCCGCAGTAAGATATGTGGTATATGCTATACCCTTCACACACTCCTTCATGGCTTCCGAAAACGCAATGTTCGGAAACTACGGCGTGTATGCAGGCGGACTTATCTACCAGTTCATATTCCTTGTGATCTGTATGGCCGCAGCACTGAAGATATTCATGAGCGACAAGATATTCACCATGTCCATCGGCGGCAAGAAAAGCAAAGGCACAACACCCGCCGAGAGCGAGTCATAA
- a CDS encoding ABC transporter ATP-binding protein yields METKEKVLEVKGLSKQYKKGVYASEKVTFDVHKGEIFALIGPNGAGKTTTIRMISTLLQATEGDAVVSGHSILTEPDKVRKSITYLPDEAGAYKNMKGIDYLKFMAELYADNKQQADSYVERGREICELGDRLNDKIQSYSRGMQRKLLLARAIMSKPDLAILDEPTSGLDIINALEIRRMIKKLAGEGMSFLLSSHNMLEIEYVSDRVGIIAKGHLLETGTPEELIAKYNAENLEDVFETVVMKRNKEV; encoded by the coding sequence ATGGAAACAAAAGAAAAGGTGCTGGAAGTCAAGGGACTTTCAAAACAGTACAAAAAGGGCGTGTACGCTTCGGAGAAAGTTACCTTCGATGTACACAAGGGCGAGATATTCGCACTGATAGGACCTAACGGCGCAGGCAAAACGACCACTATCAGAATGATATCCACACTTTTGCAGGCAACAGAGGGCGATGCGGTGGTAAGCGGTCACAGCATACTTACCGAGCCTGACAAAGTCCGCAAGAGCATTACCTATCTTCCCGATGAAGCAGGTGCTTACAAGAACATGAAAGGTATCGACTACCTGAAATTCATGGCTGAACTGTATGCCGACAACAAACAGCAGGCTGACAGCTATGTAGAGCGCGGCAGAGAGATATGCGAGCTGGGCGACAGGCTCAATGATAAGATACAGAGCTACTCCCGCGGTATGCAGAGAAAGCTTCTTCTGGCAAGAGCGATAATGTCAAAGCCCGATCTTGCCATACTCGATGAACCTACCTCGGGTCTGGATATAATCAACGCCCTTGAGATAAGGCGCATGATAAAGAAGCTTGCAGGCGAGGGCATGAGCTTCCTGCTTTCTTCCCACAATATGCTTGAGATAGAGTACGTATCCGACAGAGTTGGCATAATCGCAAAGGGTCATCTGCTTGAAACAGGCACTCCGGAGGAGCTTATAGCTAAATACAATGCTGAAAATCTGGAGGACGTTTTCGAGACTGTGGTAATGAAAAGGAACAAAGAGGTGTGA